One stretch of Ooceraea biroi isolate clonal line C1 chromosome 4, Obir_v5.4, whole genome shotgun sequence DNA includes these proteins:
- the LOC105285366 gene encoding aminopeptidase N: MQIFEIKLGTLFLQLFLCGMIFTTVITYTPSEDRPTETKPYRELGYRLSKDVMPRHYNIKMRFFSETSYLHGECEIDIEIFKATSNISLHSPDTIGEKIIKLVMKNNETYERIAGEECRNIFGKHSIQENILDLCFKYQLSPGNYTLSISYVIYIGEGIGEGYFNILFQPEARKQYRLLATNIQSIEARKWFPCWDEPEFKATFLIKFNHYKKYKIWPIWPTTRFILDNHTQGWALTTFVIPYPISTYHVMFTLTDLDLAYISTHRYTYTSDDEYEDKNISHPTATESSKIRVFSTWSRRGVANFMNFADIEIRKIIESDWFGKIPITVLDINLLAIPAMPEDAIGKWWLILYKESLVTYNEILDSNVHKREIARTVARGIVYHEIDNAITLSWWSDLWFKTGLAALLHVEILDEIFPKWRFLDLFVVQVQQDCLRVDTQFTMKPLSYEVRTPSEIKSLFSFPIYVKAPVILRMLQHIIMDYEFLHIIKNYTDTYKFQSPSLNHLWDLMQNNMDNSNLKNYTLKNIMETWITRNNHPVVHVHRSENLLSISENYVDDKGALAGPASPNCLPITFTTWKQLDFNNTVPYNWILPEESSEVHVPLSDSDGWIIVNLKQTGYYRVRYDYTSLKAITDYLNHKEYEKIHVINRAQIIDDTYYFLMKGEVTYDMFAYLIYYLRQERDYVAWYPMFQIFRDLSRFLPFEESEPLKKDMRFILHGLLENLTYNEKSDEDDLTKWLRREAVRWACIFGDTDCEEIAQSRLEKHLNDPTNHKLLPEWREWTYCKGAMIADEYVLLKLKEVHINDSKVFDYISCAGKPQFAIDSFYYSSPSWKDKYPSIFHYAILVDYAVEHVAAIIRILEAYNVSEFDKAKLVFIIINRSFSDDNLQLISRIKHNYFKYLERNEYLDDVIRRRLRQIEYQKDRLVKLKIRDRN, translated from the exons ATGCAG atatttgaaataaaacttgGCACCCTATTCCTTCAACTATTTCTATGTGGAATGATATTTACTACTGTGATAACATATACACCATCGGAAGATCGGCCTACTGAAACTAAGCCATATAGAGAACTTGGTTATCGTTTATCAAAAGATGTAATGCCACGGCACTATAATATCAAGATGAGATTTTTTTCAGAAACGAGTTATTTACATGGTGAatgcgaaattgatattgaaattttcaaagcAACGTCGAATATAAGCTTACACAGTCCCGATACGATtggtgaaaaaataataaaattagttatGAAGAATAATGAGACATATGAACGCATAGCTGGAGAAGAATGCAGGAACATTTTTGGAAAACATTCGATCCAGGAGAACATTCTAGACCTCTGTTTCAAGTACCAGCTATCTCCTGGAAATTATACTCTGTCCATATcatacgttatatatattgGTGAAGGCATAGGGGAAggttattttaacattttatttcagccTGAAGCACGTAAACA GTATAGATTGTTGGCAACAAATATTCAATCTATTGAAGCTCGAAAATGGTTTCCGTGTTGGGACGAGCCGGAATTTAAAGCAacatttctaattaaattcaatcatTACAAGAAATATAAGATATGGCCAATATGGCCAACTACAAGGTTTATACTAGATAATCATACTCAAGGCTGGGCATTGACAACTTTTGTCATTCCATATCCAATATCTACATACCATGTGATGTTTACACTAACTGATTTAGATCTTGCATATATATCTACacatagatatacatatacctcTGACGATGaatatgaagataaaaatatatcacatCCTACAGCAACCGAATCTTCTAAAATAAGAGTGTTTAGTACATGGAGTAGACGTGGCGTGGCAAATTTTATGAACTTTGCAGATATCGAGATTAGGAAGATCATAGAATCTGACTGGTTTGGCAAAATTCCTATAACTGTTTTGGATATAAATCTACTTGCAATTCCGGCTATGCCAGAGGATGCCATCGGAAAATGGTGGCTCATTCTTTATAA AGAATCGCTTGTTacttataatgaaatattagatAGCAATGTCCACAAACGGGAGATAGCACGCACAGTAGCACGTGGAATAGTATATCACGAGATAGATAATGCAATAACACTGTCGTGGTGGTCTGACTTATGGTTCAAAACAGGACTTGCCGCTCTTCTTCATGTGGAAATTCTAGATGAG ATTTTTCCGAAATGGCGATTTCTAGATTTGTTCGTGGTTCAAGTTCAGCAAGACTGTCTTCGTGTCGACACACAGTTTACTATGAAGCCTCTTTCATATGAAGTCCGAACACCATCAGAAATTAAAtcgcttttctctttcccaATTTATGTCAAAG CACCTGTCATATTGCGCATGTTACAACATATTATTATGGACTACGAGTTTCTACACATTATCAAGAATTATACGGACACGTA CAAGTTTCAGTCTCCTAGTCTTAATCATCTATGggatttaatgcaaaataatatgGATAATTCAAATCTGAAAAACTATaccttgaaaaatataatggaGACTTGGATAACAAGAAATAATCATCCTGTTGTACATGTTCACCGAAGTGAAAACCTACTGTCAATATCTGAAAATTACGTCGATGAtaaaggcgctttagctgggCCAGCGTCACCTAACTGCTTACCTATCACTTTCACTACATGGAAGCAATTAGACTTCAATAACACAGTCCCTTATAATTGGATACTTCCGGAGGAAAGCAGTGAAGTACATGTTCCACTTTCTGATAGTGATGGGTGGATTATAGTAAACTTAAAGCAAACAG GATACTATCGTGTGAGATACGATTACACGAGCTTAAAGGCAATTACAGACTATTTAAATCATAAGGAGTATGAGAAGATTCATGTTATTAACCGTGCTCAAATCATCGATGACACATATTATTTCCTCATGAAAGGAGAAGTTACATACGACATGTTTGCGTATCTCATTTATTACTTGCGGCAAGAGAGGGATTACGTAGCATGGTACCCAATGTTCCAAATTTTTAGAGACCTATCGCGTTTCTTACCATTTGAAGAGAGCGAACCTTTAAAG AAAGATATGCGCTTTATCTTGCACGGTTTGCTCGAAAACTTAACATACAACGAAAAGTCCGATGAAGATGATCTTACTAAATGGTTGCGCAGAGAGGCTGTAAGATGGGCATGTATTTTTGGTGATACAGATTGTGAAGAAATTGCGCAATCTAGACTGGAGAAACACCTAAATGATCCTACAAATCACAA ACTTTTGCCGGAATGGAGAGAATGGACGTACTGTAAAGGTGCGATGATTGCGGATGAATACGTTTTGCTGAAGTTGAAAGAAGTACACATAAATGATTCAAAAGTGTTTGATTATATTTCATGCGCTGGAAAACCTCAATTTGCTATCGACAGTTTCTATTATTCATCTCCTAGCTGGAAAGACAAATATCCCAGTATTTTCCATTATGCCATCCTTGTTGATTATGCAGTGGAACATGTAGCCGCAATCATACGAATTCTAGAGGCGTACAA TGTTTCAGAGTTCGACAAAGCTAAActagtatttattattataaatcgttCATTTTCTGATGATAATCTTCAGCtg ATAAGCAGAATCaagcataattattttaaatacttaGAAAGAAATGAATATCTTGATGATGTTATCAGAAGACGCTTGCGTCAAATCGAGTACCAGAAGGACAGACTTGTGAAGTTAAAAATAAGAGACAGAAACTAA
- the LOC105287090 gene encoding aminopeptidase N-like isoform X2 — translation MQIFEKRLGILFLPVLLSGILITCVQGEDWLTENKTYRELGYRLSKDVLPRHYNISIIVFETMDHLKGDCEIDIEIFKATSNISLHSPDTSGEKIIKLVMKNNETYERIAGEECRNNFGKHSIQENILDLCFKHQLSPGNYTLSISYVIHIGEGIGEGYFNILFQPEARKQYRLLATNIQSIEARKWFPCWDEPEFKATFLIRFNHKMNYKIWPIWSTTRFTSEDHKQDWVWTNVVIPYPISTYHVMFTLTDLDLAYISTHRYTYNSDDEYYDEYEVEYAAEYAAEYEYEDKNISHLTTTESYKINVFSTWSRRSVANFMNFADIVIRKIIESDWFGKIPITVLNINLLALPAMPEDAIGKWRLILYKESLVTYNEILHSNVHKREIARTVARGIVYHEIDNAITLSWWSDLWFKTGLAALLHVEILDEIFPKWRFLDLFVVQVQQDCLRVDTQFTMKPLSYEVRTPSEIKSLFSFPIYVKAPVILRMLQHIMGYEFLHITKNYKDTYKFQSPSLNHLWDLMQNNMNNPNLKNYTLENIMETWTTSNNHPIVYVHRSEYRLSLSVYYVDDKGALAGPASPNCLPITFTTWKQLDFNNTVPYNWILPEESSEVHVPLSDSDGWIIVNLKQTGYYRVRYDYTSLKAITDYLKHKEYEKIHVINRAQIIDDTYYFFMKGEVTYDMFAYLIYYLRQERDYVAWYPMFQIFRDLSRFLLFEESESLKKDMRFILHGLLENLTYNEKVDEDDLTKWLRREAVRWACIFGDTDCEEIAQSRLEKHLNDPTNHKLLPEWREWTYCKGAMIADENVLLKLKEIHINDSKVFDYISCAEKPRFAIASFYYSPSWKDKYPTIFRYAIFVDYAVEHVAAIIRLLEAYNVSAFHKAKLIFIIINRSFPDNLQRISRIKYYYFKYSELNGILDDVIKRRWRQIEYQKDRLVKLKIRDRN, via the exons ATGCAG atatttgaaaaaagactTGGCATCCTATTCCTTCCAGTACTTTTAAGTGGTATACTGATAACATGTGTGCAAGGGGAAGATTGGCTTACCGAAAATAAGACATATAGAGAACTTGGTTATCGTTTATCAAAAGATGTACTGCCACGGCACTATAATATCAGCATAATAGTTTTTGAAACGATGGATCATTTAAAAGGCGACTGCGAAattgatattgaaattttcaaagcAACGTCGAATATAAGCTTACACAGTCCCGATACGAGtggtgaaaaaataataaaattagttatGAAGAATAATGAGACATATGAACGCATAGCTGGAGAAGAATGCAGGAACAATTTTGGAAAACATTCTATCCAGGAGAACATTCTAGACCTCTGTTTCAAGCACCAGCTATCTCCTGGAAATTATACTCTGTCCATATCATACGTTATACATATTGGTGAAGGCATAGGGGAAggttattttaacattttatttcagccTGAAGCACGTAAACA GTATAGATTGTTGGCAACAAATATTCAATCTATTGAAGCTCGAAAATGGTTTCCGTGTTGGGACGAGCCGGAATTTAAAGCAACATTTCTAATTAGATTCAATCATAAGATGAACTATAAAATATGGCCAATATGGTCAACTACAAGATTTACATCAGAGGATCATAAACAAGACTGGGTATGGACAAATGTTGTCATTCCATACCCAATATCTACATACCATGTGATGTTTACACTAACTGATTTAGATCTTGCATATATATCTACACATAGATATACCTATAACTCTGACGATGAATATTACGATGAATATGAAGTTGAATATGCGGCTGAATATGCAGctgaatatgaatatgaagataaaaatatatcacatCTTACAACAACCGaatcttataaaataaatgtgtttAGTACATGGAGTAGACGTAGCGTGGCAAATTTTATGAACTTTGCAGATATCGTGATTAGGAAGATCATAGAATCTGACTGGTTTGGCAAAATTCCTATAACTGTTTTGAATATAAATCTACTTGCACTTCCGGCTATGCCAGAGGATGCCATCGGAAAATGGAGGCTCATTCTTTATAA AGAATCGCTTGTTacttataatgaaatattacataGCAATGTTCACAAACGGGAGATAGCACGCACAGTAGCACGTGGAATAGTATATCACGAGATAGATAATGCAATAACACTGTCGTGGTGGTCTGACTTATGGTTCAAAACAGGACTTGCCGCTCTTCTTCATGTGGAAATTCTAGATGAG ATTTTTCCGAAATGGCGATTTCTAGATTTGTTCGTGGTTCAAGTTCAGCAAGACTGTCTTCGTGTCGACACACAGTTTACTATGAAGCCTCTTTCATATGAAGTCCGAACACCATCAGAAATTAAAtcgcttttctctttcccaATTTATGTCAAAG CACCTGTCATATTGCGCATGTTACAACATATTATGGGCTACGAGTTTCTACACATTACCAAGAATTATAAGGACACGTA CAAGTTTCAGTCTCCTAGTCTTAATCATCTATGggatttaatgcaaaataatatgaataatccAAACCTGAAAAACTATACCTTGGAAAATATAATGGAGACATGGACAACAAGTAATAATCATCCTATTGTATATGTTCACCGAAGTGAATACAGACTCTCATTATCTGTATATTACGTCGATGAtaaaggcgctttagctgggCCAGCGTCACCTAACTGCTTACCTATCACTTTCACTACATGGAAGCAATTAGACTTCAATAACACAGTCCCTTATAATTGGATACTTCCGGAGGAAAGCAGTGAAGTACATGTTCCACTTTCTGATAGTGATGGTTGGATCATAGTAAACTTAAAGCAAACAG GATACTATCGTGTGAGATACGATTACACGAGCTTAAAGGCAATTACAGACTATTTAAAGCATAAGGAGTATGAGAAGATTCATGTTATTAACCGTGCTCAAATCATCGATGACACATATTATTTCTTCATGAAAGGAGAAGTTACATACGACATGTTTGCGTATCTCATTTATTACTTGCGGCAAGAGAGGGATTACGTAGCATGGTACCCAATGTTCCAAATTTTTAGAGACCTATCGCGTTTCTTACTATTTGAAGAGAGCGAATCTTTAAAG AAAGATATGCGCTTTATCTTGCACGGTTTGCTCGAAAACTTAACATACAACGAAAAGGTCGATGAAGATGATCTTACTAAGTGGTTGCGCAGAGAGGCTGTAAGATGGGCATGTATTTTTGGTGATACAGATTGTGAAGAAATTGCGCAATCTAGACTGGAGAAACACCTAAATGATCCTACAAATCACAA ACTTTTGCCGGAATGGAGAGAATGGACGTACTGTAAAGGTGCGATGATTGCGGATGAAAACGTTTTGCTGAAGTTGAAAGAAATACACATAAATGATTCAAAAGTGTTTGATTATATTTCATGCGCTGAAAAACCTCGATTTGCTATCGCCAGTTTCTATTATTCTCCTAGCTGGAAAGACAAATATCCCACTATTTTCCGTTATGCCATCTTTGTTGATTATGCAGTGGAACATGTAGCCGCAATCATACGACTTCTAGAGGCGTACAA TGTTTCAGCTTTCCACAAAGCCaaactaatatttattattataaatcgttCATTTCCTGATAATCTTCAACGg ATAAGCAGAatcaagtattattattttaaatactcAGAATTAAATGGCATTCTTGATGATGTTATCAAAAGACGCTGGCGTCAAATCGAGTACCAGAAGGACAGACTTGTGAAGTTAAAAATAAGAGACAGAAACTAA
- the LOC105285860 gene encoding microtubule-associated proteins 1A/1B light chain 3A → MMNTNLTPKKSFKERRTFEQRAADADEIRQRNPNRIPIIVERYKLENQLPLLDKNKFLVPDFLTVAELCKIVRRRLQLNPTQAIFLLVNQKSIVSGSLTMAELYQNERDADGFLYVVFASQDVFGGH, encoded by the exons ATGATGAACACGAATCTGACGCCTAAGAAATCCTTCAAGGAGAGACGTACGTTCG AGCAACGTGCGGCTGATGCGGACGAAATTAGACAAAGAAATCCAAATAGGATTCCCATCATCGTGGAACGTTATAAGCTGGAAAACCAGCTGCCGCTGCTGgacaagaataaatttttggtACCAGATTTCCTAACTGTCGCAGAATTGTGTAAAATAGTCAG ACGTCGACTGCAGCTGAATCCAACGCAGGCAATTTTCTTGCTGGTGAACCAGAAAAGTATTGTGAGCGGTAGCCTGACGATGGCCGAGCTCTATCAGAATGAGAGGGATGCGGACGGTTTCCTTTACGTTGTGTTTGCCAGTCAGGATGTATTCGGTGGTCATTAG
- the LOC105287090 gene encoding aminopeptidase N-like isoform X1 has translation MLLQIFEKRLGILFLPVLLSGILITCVQGEDWLTENKTYRELGYRLSKDVLPRHYNISIIVFETMDHLKGDCEIDIEIFKATSNISLHSPDTSGEKIIKLVMKNNETYERIAGEECRNNFGKHSIQENILDLCFKHQLSPGNYTLSISYVIHIGEGIGEGYFNILFQPEARKQYRLLATNIQSIEARKWFPCWDEPEFKATFLIRFNHKMNYKIWPIWSTTRFTSEDHKQDWVWTNVVIPYPISTYHVMFTLTDLDLAYISTHRYTYNSDDEYYDEYEVEYAAEYAAEYEYEDKNISHLTTTESYKINVFSTWSRRSVANFMNFADIVIRKIIESDWFGKIPITVLNINLLALPAMPEDAIGKWRLILYKESLVTYNEILHSNVHKREIARTVARGIVYHEIDNAITLSWWSDLWFKTGLAALLHVEILDEIFPKWRFLDLFVVQVQQDCLRVDTQFTMKPLSYEVRTPSEIKSLFSFPIYVKAPVILRMLQHIMGYEFLHITKNYKDTYKFQSPSLNHLWDLMQNNMNNPNLKNYTLENIMETWTTSNNHPIVYVHRSEYRLSLSVYYVDDKGALAGPASPNCLPITFTTWKQLDFNNTVPYNWILPEESSEVHVPLSDSDGWIIVNLKQTGYYRVRYDYTSLKAITDYLKHKEYEKIHVINRAQIIDDTYYFFMKGEVTYDMFAYLIYYLRQERDYVAWYPMFQIFRDLSRFLLFEESESLKKDMRFILHGLLENLTYNEKVDEDDLTKWLRREAVRWACIFGDTDCEEIAQSRLEKHLNDPTNHKLLPEWREWTYCKGAMIADENVLLKLKEIHINDSKVFDYISCAEKPRFAIASFYYSPSWKDKYPTIFRYAIFVDYAVEHVAAIIRLLEAYNVSAFHKAKLIFIIINRSFPDNLQRISRIKYYYFKYSELNGILDDVIKRRWRQIEYQKDRLVKLKIRDRN, from the exons ATGTTGTTacagatatttgaaaaaagactTGGCATCCTATTCCTTCCAGTACTTTTAAGTGGTATACTGATAACATGTGTGCAAGGGGAAGATTGGCTTACCGAAAATAAGACATATAGAGAACTTGGTTATCGTTTATCAAAAGATGTACTGCCACGGCACTATAATATCAGCATAATAGTTTTTGAAACGATGGATCATTTAAAAGGCGACTGCGAAattgatattgaaattttcaaagcAACGTCGAATATAAGCTTACACAGTCCCGATACGAGtggtgaaaaaataataaaattagttatGAAGAATAATGAGACATATGAACGCATAGCTGGAGAAGAATGCAGGAACAATTTTGGAAAACATTCTATCCAGGAGAACATTCTAGACCTCTGTTTCAAGCACCAGCTATCTCCTGGAAATTATACTCTGTCCATATCATACGTTATACATATTGGTGAAGGCATAGGGGAAggttattttaacattttatttcagccTGAAGCACGTAAACA GTATAGATTGTTGGCAACAAATATTCAATCTATTGAAGCTCGAAAATGGTTTCCGTGTTGGGACGAGCCGGAATTTAAAGCAACATTTCTAATTAGATTCAATCATAAGATGAACTATAAAATATGGCCAATATGGTCAACTACAAGATTTACATCAGAGGATCATAAACAAGACTGGGTATGGACAAATGTTGTCATTCCATACCCAATATCTACATACCATGTGATGTTTACACTAACTGATTTAGATCTTGCATATATATCTACACATAGATATACCTATAACTCTGACGATGAATATTACGATGAATATGAAGTTGAATATGCGGCTGAATATGCAGctgaatatgaatatgaagataaaaatatatcacatCTTACAACAACCGaatcttataaaataaatgtgtttAGTACATGGAGTAGACGTAGCGTGGCAAATTTTATGAACTTTGCAGATATCGTGATTAGGAAGATCATAGAATCTGACTGGTTTGGCAAAATTCCTATAACTGTTTTGAATATAAATCTACTTGCACTTCCGGCTATGCCAGAGGATGCCATCGGAAAATGGAGGCTCATTCTTTATAA AGAATCGCTTGTTacttataatgaaatattacataGCAATGTTCACAAACGGGAGATAGCACGCACAGTAGCACGTGGAATAGTATATCACGAGATAGATAATGCAATAACACTGTCGTGGTGGTCTGACTTATGGTTCAAAACAGGACTTGCCGCTCTTCTTCATGTGGAAATTCTAGATGAG ATTTTTCCGAAATGGCGATTTCTAGATTTGTTCGTGGTTCAAGTTCAGCAAGACTGTCTTCGTGTCGACACACAGTTTACTATGAAGCCTCTTTCATATGAAGTCCGAACACCATCAGAAATTAAAtcgcttttctctttcccaATTTATGTCAAAG CACCTGTCATATTGCGCATGTTACAACATATTATGGGCTACGAGTTTCTACACATTACCAAGAATTATAAGGACACGTA CAAGTTTCAGTCTCCTAGTCTTAATCATCTATGggatttaatgcaaaataatatgaataatccAAACCTGAAAAACTATACCTTGGAAAATATAATGGAGACATGGACAACAAGTAATAATCATCCTATTGTATATGTTCACCGAAGTGAATACAGACTCTCATTATCTGTATATTACGTCGATGAtaaaggcgctttagctgggCCAGCGTCACCTAACTGCTTACCTATCACTTTCACTACATGGAAGCAATTAGACTTCAATAACACAGTCCCTTATAATTGGATACTTCCGGAGGAAAGCAGTGAAGTACATGTTCCACTTTCTGATAGTGATGGTTGGATCATAGTAAACTTAAAGCAAACAG GATACTATCGTGTGAGATACGATTACACGAGCTTAAAGGCAATTACAGACTATTTAAAGCATAAGGAGTATGAGAAGATTCATGTTATTAACCGTGCTCAAATCATCGATGACACATATTATTTCTTCATGAAAGGAGAAGTTACATACGACATGTTTGCGTATCTCATTTATTACTTGCGGCAAGAGAGGGATTACGTAGCATGGTACCCAATGTTCCAAATTTTTAGAGACCTATCGCGTTTCTTACTATTTGAAGAGAGCGAATCTTTAAAG AAAGATATGCGCTTTATCTTGCACGGTTTGCTCGAAAACTTAACATACAACGAAAAGGTCGATGAAGATGATCTTACTAAGTGGTTGCGCAGAGAGGCTGTAAGATGGGCATGTATTTTTGGTGATACAGATTGTGAAGAAATTGCGCAATCTAGACTGGAGAAACACCTAAATGATCCTACAAATCACAA ACTTTTGCCGGAATGGAGAGAATGGACGTACTGTAAAGGTGCGATGATTGCGGATGAAAACGTTTTGCTGAAGTTGAAAGAAATACACATAAATGATTCAAAAGTGTTTGATTATATTTCATGCGCTGAAAAACCTCGATTTGCTATCGCCAGTTTCTATTATTCTCCTAGCTGGAAAGACAAATATCCCACTATTTTCCGTTATGCCATCTTTGTTGATTATGCAGTGGAACATGTAGCCGCAATCATACGACTTCTAGAGGCGTACAA TGTTTCAGCTTTCCACAAAGCCaaactaatatttattattataaatcgttCATTTCCTGATAATCTTCAACGg ATAAGCAGAatcaagtattattattttaaatactcAGAATTAAATGGCATTCTTGATGATGTTATCAAAAGACGCTGGCGTCAAATCGAGTACCAGAAGGACAGACTTGTGAAGTTAAAAATAAGAGACAGAAACTAA
- the LOC113561830 gene encoding uncharacterized protein LOC113561830, which produces MQIFETKLGILFLQVLLSGIMFTTVITCVQAIHQIENEYRPRGYELSKDVVPRYYNISIVFIIFTPEVSHFQAKCEIDIEILKETGNINLHSHDTITLEEETIKLSMKNDKAYDRINSKYYSHENILDLYFEDQLSPGNYTLFMSYKKNINKDIEEGYLNILFQPEARNQQ; this is translated from the exons ATGCAG ATATTTGAAACAAAACTTGGCATCCTATTCCTTCAAGTACTTTTAAGTGGTATAATGTTCACTACTGTGATAACATGTGTACAAGCGATACATCAAATCGAAAATGAATATCGACCACGTGGTTATGAATTATCAAAAGATGTCGTGCCACGATACTATAATATCAGcatagtatttattatatttactccAGAGGTGTCCCATTTTCAAGCCAAatgcgaaattgatattgAAATTCTCAAAGAAAcaggaaatataaatttacacaGTCACGACACAATCACACTTGAAGaggaaacaataaaattgaGTATGAAGAATGATAAGGCATATGATCGTATAAATAGTAAATACTACAGTCACGAGAACATTCTAGACCTCTATTTCGAGGATCAGCTATCTCCTGGAAATTACACCCTGTTCATGTcatacaagaaaaatatcaataaagaCATAGAGGAAggttatttaaacattttattccaACCTGAAGCACGTAATCAACAGTGA
- the LOC105283792 gene encoding puromycin-sensitive aminopeptidase, protein MKYKIWPTLSPASYVQDNYNENWMWTNYVIENSISTYQVMFALTDLDLRLSGEEYIFHPTISKDLFSPIWTRPVMKQFMNLSGVVIAQILESDWYRKIPKTVMSIDHLAIPTMQDDVIAKGRIILYKESLVTFDEKGDSRDHKWEVVSTLARGMAYQAIDNAITLSKWSDLWFKTGLAALLHVEILNEVPLYY, encoded by the exons ATGAAATATAAGATATGGCCAACCTTGTCACCTGCTAGTTATGTACAAgataattataacgaaaacTGGATGTGGACAAATTATGTCATTGAAAACTCAATATCTACTTATCAAGTGATGTTTGCACTAACTGATTTAGATCTTAGATTATCTGGCgaggaatatatatttcatcctACAATTTCTAAAGATCTGTTCAGTCCGATATGGACTAGACCTGTGATGAAACAGTTTATGAATTTGTCAGGTGTCGTGATTGCGCAGATTCTAGAATCTGACTGGTACCGCAAAATTCCTAAAACTGTCATGAGTATAGATCACCTTGCAATTCCAACTATGCAAGATGATGTCATCGCAAAAGGGAGGATAATTCTTTATAA AGAATCGCTTGTTACTTTTGATGAAAAAGGAGATAGTAGGGACCATAAATGGGAGGTAGTAAGCACACTAGCACGTGGAATGGCATATCAGGCGATAGATAATGCAATCACACTGTCGAAATGGTCTGACTTATGGTTCAAAACGGGGCTTGCTGCTCTTCTTCATGTGGAAATTCTAAATGAGGTTCCTTTGTATTATTAA